A single Candidatus Acetothermia bacterium DNA region contains:
- a CDS encoding ribokinase has product MKIAVLGSLNMDLVVEVDHLPRSGETVLGRGLARYPGGKGNIQAIAAARLGAEVHLFGRVGKDAFGDELLAVARDAGVAVSAVEQVDGETTGMSMIMVGPTGQNMVAYVPGANGRVSEAYVAGVLPRLAEADAILVQLEIPLSAVAALLHGLPPERPRVILDPAPAQDLTALPLRRVDFLTPNREEFAVLTGWSASGVTEAGRAGQALLDLGVRHLVVTADADGAFLVERGGATRFPAYPVEVVDATGAGDAFNAALAVKLAAGRGPYEAIGFANAVAALAVTRRGAVPALPTLAEVQAFLSRRRSPALG; this is encoded by the coding sequence ATGAAGATCGCGGTCCTGGGCAGCCTGAACATGGATCTGGTGGTGGAGGTGGACCATCTCCCCCGGTCGGGAGAGACGGTGCTCGGCCGCGGCCTGGCCCGCTACCCCGGGGGCAAAGGGAACATCCAGGCCATCGCCGCCGCGCGCCTTGGGGCGGAGGTGCACCTGTTCGGGCGGGTGGGGAAGGATGCGTTCGGGGACGAGCTCCTGGCCGTGGCCCGGGATGCCGGGGTGGCCGTGTCGGCGGTGGAACAGGTGGACGGGGAGACCACGGGCATGTCCATGATCATGGTCGGCCCGACCGGCCAGAACATGGTCGCCTATGTCCCGGGGGCCAACGGCCGCGTGTCCGAGGCGTACGTGGCGGGTGTCCTCCCGCGCCTCGCGGAGGCCGACGCGATCCTGGTCCAGCTGGAGATCCCTCTCTCTGCGGTGGCCGCCCTGCTCCACGGACTCCCCCCCGAGCGGCCGCGGGTGATCTTAGACCCGGCCCCGGCCCAAGACCTGACCGCGCTCCCCCTGCGCCGGGTGGACTTCTTGACGCCCAACCGGGAGGAGTTCGCCGTCCTGACCGGTTGGTCGGCGAGCGGGGTGACCGAGGCCGGGCGGGCCGGCCAAGCCCTGCTCGACCTGGGCGTACGGCATTTGGTGGTCACCGCCGACGCGGACGGGGCGTTCCTCGTGGAGCGGGGCGGGGCGACCCGGTTCCCCGCTTACCCGGTGGAAGTGGTGGACGCCACCGGGGCCGGGGACGCGTTCAACGCGGCGCTGGCGGTGAAGCTGGCCGCCGGCCGGGGGCCGTACGAGGCGATCGGGTTCGCCAACGCCGTGGCCGCCCTCGCCGTGACCCGGCGGGGCGCTGTCCCGGCCCTCCCCACCCTGGCCGAGGTCCAGGCGTTCCTGAGCCGCCGTCGATCCCCCGCCCTCGGTTGA
- a CDS encoding MBL fold metallo-hydrolase, translated as MKLTFAGAAGTVTGSCFHLEAGGTRLLVDCGMFQGLPELEARNLAPFPFDPAKVDWLLLTHGHLDHLGLIPRLVREGFRGRGVCTVPTRDIAHVMLMDAARIQEEEGEAALYTAADALAALGRFVVQMEYGEELELGAGITVRFHDAGHILGAAFVEVRAEGKTVVFSGDLGNRGKPLVTDPAYPPKADVVVLESTYGDRHHPPFEESVEELRRTIVDTLAAGGNVVIPSFALERTQEVLYILFHLWRERKIPECRIYLDSPLATHATRIFERYTERFPSPARKLFRKKRDPFDFELLEYTLTKQASKRISEEQGAIIIAGSGMCTGGRVLYHLRDNLPRPESAIVFVGFQAMGTLGREIVDGASRVEVLGSVVPVRASIWRIEGLSAHADQPILVDWALHADPGQVFLVHGEEPALAALAERLSAHGYAARIPAWHEAVVL; from the coding sequence ATGAAGCTCACCTTTGCCGGGGCAGCGGGCACGGTCACGGGGTCCTGCTTCCATCTTGAGGCGGGCGGGACCCGGCTTTTGGTGGACTGCGGGATGTTCCAGGGGCTGCCGGAGCTTGAGGCCCGGAACCTCGCGCCGTTCCCGTTCGATCCGGCCAAGGTGGACTGGCTCCTCCTCACCCACGGCCACCTCGACCACCTGGGGCTGATCCCCCGTCTCGTCCGGGAGGGGTTCCGCGGCCGCGGCGTGTGCACCGTGCCTACCCGGGACATCGCCCACGTCATGCTCATGGACGCCGCGAGGATCCAGGAGGAGGAAGGGGAGGCCGCCCTGTACACGGCCGCCGACGCCCTGGCCGCCCTGGGCCGGTTCGTGGTCCAGATGGAGTACGGGGAGGAACTGGAACTTGGGGCGGGGATCACGGTCCGGTTCCACGACGCCGGCCACATCCTGGGAGCGGCGTTCGTGGAGGTGCGGGCCGAGGGCAAGACGGTCGTGTTCTCCGGCGACCTCGGCAATCGGGGCAAGCCCCTGGTCACCGACCCCGCCTATCCGCCCAAGGCCGACGTGGTGGTGCTCGAGTCCACCTACGGCGATCGCCACCACCCGCCCTTTGAGGAGTCGGTGGAGGAGCTCCGGCGGACGATCGTGGACACCCTGGCCGCCGGGGGCAACGTGGTCATCCCCTCGTTCGCCCTGGAGCGGACCCAGGAAGTGCTGTACATCCTGTTCCATCTGTGGCGGGAGCGGAAGATCCCGGAGTGCCGCATCTACCTGGACTCCCCCCTCGCCACCCATGCCACCCGCATCTTCGAGCGGTACACGGAGCGCTTCCCCAGCCCGGCGCGGAAGCTGTTCCGCAAAAAGCGCGACCCGTTCGACTTCGAGCTCCTCGAGTACACGCTCACCAAGCAAGCCTCCAAGCGCATCTCCGAGGAGCAAGGGGCGATCATCATCGCCGGCTCGGGGATGTGCACCGGCGGACGGGTCCTCTACCACCTGCGGGACAACCTCCCCCGGCCGGAGTCGGCAATCGTGTTCGTCGGGTTCCAAGCGATGGGGACGCTGGGGAGGGAGATCGTGGACGGGGCGTCGAGGGTGGAGGTGTTGGGGTCGGTGGTGCCGGTGCGGGCGTCCATCTGGCGGATCGAGGGCCTGTCCGCCCACGCGGATCAGCCGATCCTGGTGGACTGGGCGCTGCACGCCGATCCGGGGCAGGTGTTCCTGGTGCACGGGGAGGAGCCGGCGCTGGCGGCGTTGGCGGAGCGCCTGTCCGCCCACGGCTACGCGGCCCGCATCCCGGCGTGGCATGAGGCGGTCGTCCTATGA